A portion of the Homalodisca vitripennis isolate AUS2020 chromosome 2, UT_GWSS_2.1, whole genome shotgun sequence genome contains these proteins:
- the LOC124353660 gene encoding UDP-glycosyltransferase UGT5-like isoform X1: MDLITWKMRLLVPCLLLAIAANCASSARILAVLPSPAKSHQYVNQATLKALAARGHQIVSYSPLTLDKPVPNYTEIHIENKMAAGGGQMSLEVFMSFLDASPVGGAKLLWKYTDVVLGNTFKDENIKKLIDSNEKFDLVVLETLFTQEAVVAFGHRFKAPVVNVHTFGSFGPVNSVSGNPLSLAYIPDYSFPYSDRMSLYERFLNAYSVLSSLHYYYSTHLPIQEAIARSAFKDPSMPPLVDMLLNTSLTVTNINPYAHYSHPNSPNVVPVGGIHLSSERKPLPEALKKFLDDAKQGVIYLSLGSVVPENILPQEFFDNFINAFRRLPYKVLWKTTISITQLPEKILTSKWIPQQDVLAHQNIVLFITHGGLLSQHEAINAGVPVICIPIMGDQPMNAKFYEAREVGVKLNFNDLSEETIYTAVTTVLNTTKYKDNMARLSHLYRDQPNSPADRLVFWVEYLLRHGGAPHLRPASALLPWYQLYLIDILVLLVATALVCILFTYFIIRKIYRLIFVRQKFEAFSSSKKKN, translated from the exons ATGGACCTTATCAc TTGGAAAATGAGACTACTGGTGCCATGTTTGTTACTCGCCATTGCTGCCAATTGTGCGTCAAGTGCCCGTATACTCGCAGTGTTGCCAAGTCCCGCCAAGAGTCATCAGTACGTCAACCAAGCCACCCTCAAGGCCCTGGCTGCCAGAGGACATCAGATCGTCAGCTACTCGCCGTTAACTTTGGACAAACCGGTACCCAACTACACGGAAATACATATTGAAAACAAGATGGCAGCTGGAGGTGGACAAA TGTCATTGGAGGTTTTCATGAGCTTTCTAGATGCATCTCCTGTAGGAGGTGCAAAGCTTTTATGGAAATATACTGACGTAGTTTTGGGAAATACATTCAAagatgaaaacattaaaaaactcatCGATTCCAATGAAAAATTTGACTTGGTAGTCCTGGAAACGCTGTTTACCCAAGAAGCCGTGGTCGCTTTTGGACACAGATTCAAAGCACCCGTAGTAAATGTTCACACATTCGGATCTTTTGGCCCAGTGAACAGTGTTTCTGGAAATCCCCTCTCACTAGCGTACATACCGGACTATTCTTTTCCATATTCGGACCGAATGTCATTGTACGAGCGGTTTCTCAATGCCTACTCCGTGTTGAGCTCTCTTCATTACTACTACTCCACACACTTACCTATTCAGGAAGCCATTGCCAGATCTGCTTTCAAGGACCCATCGATGCCGCCCTTGGTGGATATGCTGCTCAATACATCGCTGACCGTCACCAACATCAACCCCTACGCTCACTACAGCCACCCCAACTCTCCCAACGTGGTCCCTGTCGGAGGAATCCACTTGTCATCGGAAAGGAAGCCTTTACCGGAG GCTTTGAAAAAATTTCTGGACGATGCAAAACAAGGGGTTATCTACTTAAGTCTTGGATCCGTCGTGCCAGAAAATATCCTTCCTCAAGAATTCTTCGACAATTTTATCAATGCTTTTCGAAGACTTCCTTACAAGGTGTTATGGAAGACCACAATAAGTATAACGCAACTGCCCGAGAAAATTTTGACGTCCAAGTGGATACCTCAACAAGATGTACTTG CCCATCAGAACATAGTGTTGTTCATCACCCACGGAGGGTTGCTCAGTCAGCATGAAGCTATCAACGCCGGGGTTCCGGTGATCTGCATCCCCATCATGGGCGACCAGCCGATGAACGCCAAGTTTTACGAGGCTCGAGAGGTCGGTGTAAAGTTAAACTTTAACGACCTCTCTGAAGAAACCATTTACACGGCCGTGACGACAGTTTTAAACACGACCAA ATACAAGGATAACATGGCTAGACTATCACATTTATACCGGGACCAGCCGAACTCTCCTGCAGACAGGCTGGTGTTCTGGGTGGAGTACCTCCTGAGGCATGGCGGAGCTCCCCATCTTCGTCCTGCCTCAGCATTGCTGCCGTGGTATCAACTGTACTTGATAGATATTCTGGTTCTTCTAGTAGCCACTGCTTTAGTCTGCATTCTTTTTACGTACTTTatcattagaaaaatatataggtTAATATTTGTGAGACAAAAGTTTGAAGCATTTTCCAGTAGCAAGAAGAAGAACTAG
- the LOC124353660 gene encoding UDP-glycosyltransferase UGT5-like isoform X2 — protein sequence MRLLVPCLLLAIAANCASSARILAVLPSPAKSHQYVNQATLKALAARGHQIVSYSPLTLDKPVPNYTEIHIENKMAAGGGQMSLEVFMSFLDASPVGGAKLLWKYTDVVLGNTFKDENIKKLIDSNEKFDLVVLETLFTQEAVVAFGHRFKAPVVNVHTFGSFGPVNSVSGNPLSLAYIPDYSFPYSDRMSLYERFLNAYSVLSSLHYYYSTHLPIQEAIARSAFKDPSMPPLVDMLLNTSLTVTNINPYAHYSHPNSPNVVPVGGIHLSSERKPLPEALKKFLDDAKQGVIYLSLGSVVPENILPQEFFDNFINAFRRLPYKVLWKTTISITQLPEKILTSKWIPQQDVLAHQNIVLFITHGGLLSQHEAINAGVPVICIPIMGDQPMNAKFYEAREVGVKLNFNDLSEETIYTAVTTVLNTTKYKDNMARLSHLYRDQPNSPADRLVFWVEYLLRHGGAPHLRPASALLPWYQLYLIDILVLLVATALVCILFTYFIIRKIYRLIFVRQKFEAFSSSKKKN from the exons ATGAGACTACTGGTGCCATGTTTGTTACTCGCCATTGCTGCCAATTGTGCGTCAAGTGCCCGTATACTCGCAGTGTTGCCAAGTCCCGCCAAGAGTCATCAGTACGTCAACCAAGCCACCCTCAAGGCCCTGGCTGCCAGAGGACATCAGATCGTCAGCTACTCGCCGTTAACTTTGGACAAACCGGTACCCAACTACACGGAAATACATATTGAAAACAAGATGGCAGCTGGAGGTGGACAAA TGTCATTGGAGGTTTTCATGAGCTTTCTAGATGCATCTCCTGTAGGAGGTGCAAAGCTTTTATGGAAATATACTGACGTAGTTTTGGGAAATACATTCAAagatgaaaacattaaaaaactcatCGATTCCAATGAAAAATTTGACTTGGTAGTCCTGGAAACGCTGTTTACCCAAGAAGCCGTGGTCGCTTTTGGACACAGATTCAAAGCACCCGTAGTAAATGTTCACACATTCGGATCTTTTGGCCCAGTGAACAGTGTTTCTGGAAATCCCCTCTCACTAGCGTACATACCGGACTATTCTTTTCCATATTCGGACCGAATGTCATTGTACGAGCGGTTTCTCAATGCCTACTCCGTGTTGAGCTCTCTTCATTACTACTACTCCACACACTTACCTATTCAGGAAGCCATTGCCAGATCTGCTTTCAAGGACCCATCGATGCCGCCCTTGGTGGATATGCTGCTCAATACATCGCTGACCGTCACCAACATCAACCCCTACGCTCACTACAGCCACCCCAACTCTCCCAACGTGGTCCCTGTCGGAGGAATCCACTTGTCATCGGAAAGGAAGCCTTTACCGGAG GCTTTGAAAAAATTTCTGGACGATGCAAAACAAGGGGTTATCTACTTAAGTCTTGGATCCGTCGTGCCAGAAAATATCCTTCCTCAAGAATTCTTCGACAATTTTATCAATGCTTTTCGAAGACTTCCTTACAAGGTGTTATGGAAGACCACAATAAGTATAACGCAACTGCCCGAGAAAATTTTGACGTCCAAGTGGATACCTCAACAAGATGTACTTG CCCATCAGAACATAGTGTTGTTCATCACCCACGGAGGGTTGCTCAGTCAGCATGAAGCTATCAACGCCGGGGTTCCGGTGATCTGCATCCCCATCATGGGCGACCAGCCGATGAACGCCAAGTTTTACGAGGCTCGAGAGGTCGGTGTAAAGTTAAACTTTAACGACCTCTCTGAAGAAACCATTTACACGGCCGTGACGACAGTTTTAAACACGACCAA ATACAAGGATAACATGGCTAGACTATCACATTTATACCGGGACCAGCCGAACTCTCCTGCAGACAGGCTGGTGTTCTGGGTGGAGTACCTCCTGAGGCATGGCGGAGCTCCCCATCTTCGTCCTGCCTCAGCATTGCTGCCGTGGTATCAACTGTACTTGATAGATATTCTGGTTCTTCTAGTAGCCACTGCTTTAGTCTGCATTCTTTTTACGTACTTTatcattagaaaaatatataggtTAATATTTGTGAGACAAAAGTTTGAAGCATTTTCCAGTAGCAAGAAGAAGAACTAG